One Coccinella septempunctata chromosome 1, icCocSept1.1, whole genome shotgun sequence DNA window includes the following coding sequences:
- the LOC123323051 gene encoding uncharacterized protein LOC123323051 has translation MFRMKGYNTIYNEGIFNRNDGVMIYIEENITYDCRKILIDEMCWLEVTVQEKSGKSLLLTALYRSPKISLKQFNMGDVNIDLLSDENFVEEYKNIMSSCGYVSMINRPTRPESRTCLDHFFVKGFNLQSESADACVLQYLVTDHYPVILTLDFEVTYRNVIPEKYRKYVNYNKLKDRLRNETWMKVYEAVEVNEIAGNFVSILTEHIEQSTNIVKIRKKDRIRKEWISPAICELINKKNELYRRLKLDHNNLDLKNEYTRAKNHIKKKIKET, from the exons ATGTTCAGGATGAAAGGATACAATACTATATATAACGAGGGAATATTCAACAGAAATGATGGTGTAATGATATATATTGAGGAAAATATTACTTATGATTGTAGAAAAATACTTATTGATGAAATGTGTTGGTTAGAAGTGACAGTACAagaaaaaagtggaaaatccCTGCTACTAACAGCCCTATATCGGTCGccgaaaatatctttgaaacaatTCAATATGG GTGATGTGAATATAGACTTACTGAGTGATgaaaattttgttgaagaatataAGAATATTATGTCTTCATGTGGTTATGTTTCGATGATAAATCGACCAACCCGCCCAGAGAGCAGAACTTGTCTCGATCACTTCTTCGTGAAGGGTTTCAACTTGCAAAGCGAAAGTGCTGATGCATGTGTTTTACAATACCTCGTCACAGATCACTATCCTGTCATATTAACTTTAGATTTTGAAGTTACGTATAGGAATGTTATTCCTGAGAAATATAGGAAATATGTCAATTACAATAAACTCAAAGATCGATTAAGAAATGAAACATGGATGAAGGTTTATGAGGCGGTCGAAGTGAACGAGATTGCCGGCAACTTTGTTTCTATTTTGACTGAGCATATTGAGCAGAGCACCAATATtgtgaaaataagaaaaaaagataGAATAAGAAAGGAATGGATCTCACCTGCTATATGTGaattaataaacaaaaaaaatgaattatacCGCAGGCTGAAGTTGGATCATAATAACTTAGacctgaaaaatgaatatactaGAGCCAAAAATCAcattaaaaaaaagataaaagaaacataa